One Myxococcales bacterium genomic region harbors:
- a CDS encoding metallophosphoesterase family protein, with product MRLAKGPVVPTLALAFSLVHGCSGATPEVEGPDADASVGPDGGATGETSVPVTDATASPDGASPAELPLVNPSKYNTLVGRPTDRSAAVSVLAKAGDSAYVEVASAVDATRTSLVAPRTLAPRTSTSGEPIVLEIDGLSPDTRYYYRVVYTAAGGTPTQDALHTFHTRREKGKTFHFGVQGDTHPERFNDKMFHPELFRRTMEAVRDRQPDLYFTLGDDFSIEKIIETFKAQNYPAGHSFQRAVEGALPFSEYQALGRPFSQPMIVDGVGAPQGSAAYLGMRQDYFGLMGASTALMLTNGNHEQAHLANLGGIFNNASIWAAESRLKYYPLPAPGDFYSGDDAKLLSANGYPTLGGDGLLRDYYAFTWGDALFATLDPYWHSPTVSPDSTLFDEPEPKWGATLGDAQYQWLKRTLESSTAKWKFVFAHHVNGNNRGAAAIVGSQEWGGEPGFSTNRPGWAKPIHQLFADTKVTIFFQGHDHMYAREKVDGVVYQEVPNPADNSYFAYNCDAYTPPSITWQGPSGYGVYDAAFGQRLPNTGFLDVTVSEDRVRVDYVRTYRDVDLTTNPNKVFTGSERNGEIAFSYSIPSSPADSPRAPYTCLGAAPPAGWIYNR from the coding sequence ATGCGCCTCGCGAAAGGTCCTGTCGTCCCTACGCTCGCCCTCGCCTTCTCGCTCGTCCACGGCTGCTCCGGGGCGACCCCTGAGGTGGAAGGCCCCGACGCCGACGCGAGCGTCGGTCCGGACGGAGGAGCGACGGGCGAAACGTCCGTGCCCGTGACGGACGCGACGGCGTCCCCCGACGGGGCGAGCCCTGCCGAGCTCCCGCTCGTCAACCCCTCGAAGTACAACACCCTCGTCGGCAGGCCGACGGATCGCTCCGCGGCGGTGAGCGTGCTCGCCAAGGCCGGCGACTCCGCGTACGTCGAGGTGGCGAGCGCGGTCGACGCCACGCGCACCTCGCTCGTCGCCCCGCGCACGCTCGCCCCGCGTACGTCGACCTCGGGCGAGCCCATCGTGCTCGAGATCGACGGCCTCTCGCCCGATACCCGCTACTACTACCGTGTCGTCTACACCGCGGCAGGAGGCACTCCGACACAGGACGCGCTCCACACGTTCCACACGCGGCGAGAGAAGGGGAAGACCTTCCACTTCGGCGTGCAGGGCGACACGCACCCGGAGCGCTTCAACGACAAGATGTTCCACCCGGAGCTCTTTCGTCGAACGATGGAGGCCGTCCGCGACCGCCAGCCGGACCTCTACTTCACTCTGGGCGACGACTTCTCCATCGAGAAGATCATCGAGACCTTCAAGGCCCAAAACTACCCGGCCGGGCACAGCTTCCAGCGGGCCGTGGAGGGGGCCCTCCCCTTCTCGGAGTACCAGGCGCTCGGGAGGCCGTTCTCGCAGCCCATGATCGTCGACGGCGTCGGGGCTCCCCAGGGAAGCGCCGCCTACCTCGGGATGCGACAGGACTACTTCGGACTCATGGGCGCCTCGACGGCGCTCATGCTCACGAACGGGAACCACGAGCAGGCGCATCTCGCCAACCTCGGCGGCATCTTCAACAACGCCTCCATCTGGGCGGCCGAGTCGCGCCTCAAGTACTACCCACTCCCCGCGCCCGGTGACTTCTACTCCGGGGACGACGCCAAGCTGCTCTCCGCGAACGGATACCCGACGTTGGGGGGCGACGGGCTCCTGCGTGACTACTACGCCTTCACCTGGGGCGACGCGCTCTTCGCGACGCTCGACCCGTATTGGCACTCTCCGACGGTCTCTCCCGACAGCACGCTCTTCGACGAGCCGGAGCCGAAGTGGGGCGCGACGCTCGGAGACGCCCAGTACCAATGGCTCAAGCGAACGCTCGAGTCGAGCACCGCGAAGTGGAAGTTCGTCTTCGCCCACCACGTCAACGGCAACAACCGCGGCGCCGCGGCGATCGTCGGCTCCCAGGAGTGGGGCGGCGAGCCCGGGTTCTCGACGAACCGGCCCGGCTGGGCGAAGCCCATCCATCAGCTCTTCGCCGACACCAAGGTCACCATCTTCTTCCAGGGACACGACCACATGTACGCCCGCGAGAAGGTCGACGGCGTGGTGTACCAAGAGGTCCCGAACCCTGCGGACAATAGCTACTTCGCCTACAACTGCGACGCCTACACGCCACCTTCGATCACGTGGCAGGGGCCCTCGGGATACGGCGTATACGACGCCGCCTTCGGCCAGCGGCTCCCCAACACCGGGTTCTTGGACGTCACCGTGTCGGAGGACCGTGTACGGGTCGACTACGTGCGCACCTACCGCGACGTGGATCTCACGACCAACCCGAACAAGGTCTTCACCGGCTCCGAGCGGAACGGCGAAATAGCCTTCTCGTACAGCATCCCGTCGAGCCCTGCCGACTCTCCCCGCGCGCCCTACACCTGCCTCGGGGCCGCGCCCCCCGCGGGCTGGATCTATAACCGCTGA
- a CDS encoding metallophosphoesterase: MNVPTRAKALGGLSLLVATGLLAGCPSTTDGVPQAPDAACLGDCDATSPDAPAPTPTGTDASCAPSCPPPLDESALGTWVLGSPTASGVTLSLLPKTAVEVYLEAGTSPGQTSVKSDITRGPGGAPLVTTLTGMPEDATIYYRVRLRPPGATDFSTSKERTFHTARKAGSTFTFTVQADSHRDENSNLDIYRRALDNVRADTPDFHVDLGDTFMTEKFAKTEAEVVDRYIEERSYFGRTTDTVPLFLVNGNHEGEVGWVFDGVTDNLAVWATKARLRYFVAPTLGGLYTGDDTTNPLVGRRVGYYAFTWGDALFVALDPFWYTETKPRRGGEGWGFTLGEAQYRWLQRTLEASTAKYKIVFAHHLVGGLDDARGGVEGADLWEWGGQGATGADEFATRRPGWAKPIHRLLVDTKASAFFHGHDHLYCKQDKDGIVYQEVPQPSHPGGNAAVTAAAGGYVSGTILPSSGHMRVKVAPDKMTVEYVRAVLPTAETPTLKNGSVADSYTIVPR, translated from the coding sequence ATGAACGTCCCCACTCGAGCGAAGGCCCTCGGGGGCCTGTCTCTCCTCGTCGCAACCGGGCTGCTCGCGGGCTGCCCGAGCACCACGGACGGCGTCCCCCAAGCGCCCGACGCCGCTTGCCTCGGGGACTGCGACGCCACGAGCCCTGACGCACCCGCCCCGACGCCTACGGGGACCGACGCGTCGTGTGCGCCTAGCTGTCCTCCACCCCTCGACGAGAGCGCCCTCGGCACGTGGGTCCTCGGGAGCCCGACCGCGAGCGGGGTCACGTTGTCCCTCCTGCCCAAGACCGCGGTGGAGGTCTACCTCGAGGCCGGCACGAGCCCGGGGCAGACCAGCGTCAAGTCCGACATCACCCGTGGACCGGGCGGCGCTCCCCTCGTGACGACGCTCACGGGTATGCCGGAGGACGCCACCATCTACTACCGCGTGCGACTCCGCCCACCCGGGGCGACGGACTTCTCGACGTCCAAGGAGCGGACGTTCCACACGGCCCGAAAGGCCGGCTCCACCTTCACCTTCACGGTTCAGGCCGACTCGCACCGCGACGAGAACTCGAACCTCGACATCTACCGCCGCGCGCTCGACAACGTCCGCGCCGACACGCCGGACTTCCACGTCGATCTGGGCGACACCTTCATGACCGAGAAGTTCGCCAAGACCGAGGCGGAGGTGGTCGATCGGTATATCGAAGAGCGCTCCTACTTCGGCCGCACGACCGACACGGTGCCGCTCTTCCTCGTCAACGGGAACCACGAAGGCGAGGTGGGGTGGGTGTTCGACGGCGTCACGGACAACCTGGCCGTATGGGCGACCAAGGCCCGCCTACGGTACTTCGTCGCTCCGACGCTCGGCGGGCTCTACACCGGAGACGACACGACGAACCCGCTCGTGGGCCGGCGCGTGGGGTACTACGCCTTCACGTGGGGCGACGCGCTCTTCGTCGCGCTCGACCCGTTCTGGTACACGGAGACGAAGCCCCGAAGAGGCGGCGAAGGCTGGGGATTCACGCTCGGAGAGGCCCAATACCGCTGGCTACAGAGGACTCTCGAGGCGAGCACGGCCAAGTACAAGATCGTCTTCGCGCACCACCTCGTCGGGGGGCTCGATGACGCACGCGGCGGAGTCGAGGGAGCGGATCTGTGGGAGTGGGGCGGCCAGGGCGCCACGGGGGCGGACGAGTTCGCGACGCGCCGCCCCGGCTGGGCCAAGCCGATCCATCGGCTCCTCGTCGACACCAAAGCGAGCGCGTTTTTCCACGGGCACGATCACCTCTACTGCAAGCAGGACAAGGACGGCATCGTCTACCAGGAGGTCCCCCAGCCGAGCCACCCGGGTGGGAACGCCGCCGTCACCGCGGCCGCTGGAGGCTACGTCTCGGGCACCATCCTCCCGAGCTCGGGGCACATGAGGGTCAAGGTCGCGCCCGACAAGATGACCGTCGAGTACGTGCGGGCCGTGCTCCCCACGGCGGAGACACCGACGCTCAAGAACGGCAGCGTCGCCGACAGCTACACGATCGTCCCACGATGA
- a CDS encoding YHYH protein, with product MNEPTISPSSSHGTRPFDARPALVRAACLLPALVAAASVACGEVTSVPGDDASTEAGSPPVDAAPGEDGDSLAPPGADAAPLDHCAAVAASVTEAGFGATVGVRCDSEYAYVSGDTYPTHAKMDGITGTNDQVPVPAPGYVSPIRLAPKVAAKPTTIDAALGVAVNGVPIYDYSSQGALDPSVYDPKFDTKATGELDVCNGHSGRGDDYHYHAAPTCMMAAMKNAGPRAILGWGFDGYPIYGNSNPDGTPIAAGELDVCNSKPDPTFGRRYHTSDAHPYIVQCLVGEIDAAKAPRVSPLTKQGGGGGRPPGQKPPGGVQNLKLVEQSDGSRTMTYEHGGQTYSIAYRLSTTPRCWDFEDRSYSTGGVLQRGTYCRP from the coding sequence ATGAACGAGCCCACCATTTCCCCTTCTTCGAGCCATGGCACACGTCCGTTCGACGCGAGGCCGGCCCTCGTCCGCGCGGCGTGCCTTCTCCCCGCGCTCGTCGCCGCGGCGAGCGTCGCGTGCGGAGAGGTCACGTCCGTCCCCGGGGACGACGCCTCGACGGAGGCGGGCTCTCCCCCGGTGGACGCGGCGCCCGGCGAGGACGGCGACTCCCTCGCCCCGCCGGGCGCCGACGCCGCCCCCTTGGACCACTGCGCGGCCGTCGCGGCCTCGGTGACGGAGGCCGGCTTCGGCGCCACGGTCGGCGTGCGGTGCGACTCCGAGTATGCCTACGTCTCCGGAGACACGTATCCTACTCACGCCAAGATGGACGGCATCACCGGCACCAACGACCAGGTGCCCGTCCCGGCGCCGGGGTACGTGTCCCCGATCCGTCTCGCCCCGAAGGTCGCGGCGAAACCGACGACCATCGACGCAGCCCTCGGGGTCGCCGTCAACGGCGTGCCCATCTACGACTACAGCTCGCAGGGAGCGCTCGATCCCTCGGTGTACGATCCGAAATTCGACACCAAGGCGACAGGAGAGCTCGACGTGTGCAACGGGCACTCCGGCCGCGGCGACGACTACCACTACCATGCCGCCCCGACCTGCATGATGGCCGCGATGAAGAACGCCGGTCCTCGCGCCATCCTCGGGTGGGGATTCGACGGATACCCGATTTACGGGAACTCCAACCCGGACGGCACGCCGATCGCCGCTGGAGAGCTCGACGTCTGCAACTCGAAGCCCGACCCTACGTTCGGACGGCGCTACCACACCTCCGACGCGCATCCGTACATCGTGCAATGCCTCGTCGGGGAGATCGACGCCGCGAAGGCGCCGCGGGTCTCGCCCCTCACGAAGCAAGGAGGTGGTGGTGGGCGCCCGCCCGGACAGAAGCCCCCCGGCGGCGTACAGAACCTCAAGCTCGTCGAGCAGAGCGACGGCTCGAGGACGATGACCTACGAGCACGGCGGCCAGACCTACTCGATCGCCTACCGCCTCTCGACGACGCCACGATGCTGGGATTTCGAGGATCGTTCGTACTCGACGGGAGGCGTACTCCAGCGGGGCACGTATTGCCGCCCATGA
- a CDS encoding YbhB/YbcL family Raf kinase inhibitor-like protein → MKSLARFVFPLFALAGVWACSGTAVDSALPDAGADTGPFADATGPDTGDLDATTPFDAAPEAETDAAPLPFVLTSAAFLDKGTLPATYTCDGAGTSPPLAWSGVPKGTQELALVMSTVARDGKKWNWVLYRIPTTTRELATGETKVGNFGITSDGPNLAYYPPCSQGPGAKEYTFTLFALGATASVPAQPSQVTGAALEEAAGKALLASTSLTVSYTRP, encoded by the coding sequence ATGAAATCGCTCGCCCGCTTCGTGTTCCCCCTCTTCGCGCTCGCCGGCGTTTGGGCCTGCTCGGGCACGGCCGTCGACAGCGCCCTCCCCGACGCGGGTGCGGACACGGGGCCCTTTGCGGACGCGACGGGCCCGGACACCGGAGACCTCGACGCGACAACGCCCTTCGACGCGGCCCCCGAGGCGGAGACGGACGCCGCACCGCTCCCGTTCGTGCTGACCAGCGCCGCCTTCCTCGACAAGGGCACGCTCCCGGCCACCTACACGTGCGACGGCGCGGGCACGAGCCCGCCCCTCGCATGGTCGGGCGTCCCGAAGGGCACGCAGGAGCTCGCGCTCGTCATGAGCACCGTGGCTCGCGACGGCAAGAAGTGGAACTGGGTGCTCTACCGGATCCCCACGACCACGCGCGAGCTCGCGACGGGAGAGACCAAGGTAGGGAACTTCGGGATCACGAGCGACGGACCGAACCTCGCCTACTACCCTCCCTGCTCGCAAGGCCCCGGGGCCAAGGAGTACACGTTTACGCTCTTCGCGCTCGGAGCCACGGCTTCCGTCCCGGCGCAGCCGTCGCAGGTGACGGGCGCGGCGCTCGAGGAGGCCGCCGGCAAAGCCCTGCTCGCGAGCACGTCCCTCACGGTGAGCTACACGCGCCCTTGA
- a CDS encoding cupin-like domain-containing protein, whose product MVDAADAPAYLAKNLPAVVRLPGAAAWLERWSPEAMEARFGGATIELEDAVAVYVGERVRRREGLAQAMRRVRAGDRALRWKGLEFLSRVPAMRVELEAAPAPHRALLPAGSHGLRDTLWVAPARTMSSLHHDGDFDNFNLQIFGAKEFLLIPPAYRREVYAYGSAESPVNPFAPDLGRFPLFDGVPTMIAALRPGDTLLVPKYWWHCVRAAEASVNLSTHFAWPGAPGAWDVLSGSPLVHRSLTVVAAALKRRGLHGVARLGRELWRAGYTRVVPRVAPQPREVG is encoded by the coding sequence GTGGTCGACGCGGCCGATGCGCCGGCGTACCTCGCGAAGAACCTGCCGGCGGTCGTGCGGCTTCCAGGGGCCGCGGCGTGGCTCGAGCGCTGGAGCCCCGAGGCCATGGAAGCGCGCTTCGGCGGAGCGACGATCGAGCTCGAGGATGCCGTTGCGGTCTACGTAGGGGAGCGCGTGCGGCGTCGCGAAGGGCTCGCGCAGGCGATGCGACGGGTGCGCGCCGGGGACCGGGCGCTGCGCTGGAAGGGGCTCGAGTTTCTCTCGCGGGTGCCGGCGATGCGGGTCGAGCTGGAGGCCGCGCCGGCGCCGCACCGGGCGCTCTTGCCCGCGGGCTCCCATGGCCTTCGCGATACCCTCTGGGTCGCGCCCGCCCGAACGATGTCGTCGCTCCACCACGATGGCGATTTCGACAACTTCAACCTTCAGATCTTCGGCGCGAAGGAGTTCTTGCTGATTCCGCCAGCGTATCGGCGCGAGGTGTACGCCTACGGGAGCGCCGAGTCTCCGGTAAACCCGTTCGCGCCCGATCTCGGCCGGTTTCCGCTGTTCGACGGAGTGCCCACGATGATCGCGGCGCTCCGGCCGGGGGACACGCTCCTCGTTCCCAAGTACTGGTGGCACTGCGTGCGCGCGGCGGAGGCCTCGGTGAACCTCTCGACGCACTTCGCGTGGCCCGGTGCGCCCGGGGCGTGGGACGTCCTCTCCGGGAGCCCGCTCGTTCATCGGTCGCTCACGGTGGTGGCCGCCGCGCTGAAGCGACGGGGGCTCCACGGAGTGGCCCGCTTGGGGCGAGAGCTGTGGCGCGCGGGCTACACGCGCGTGGTGCCGCGAGTGGCCCCGCAGCCACGGGAGGTGGGGTGA
- a CDS encoding protein kinase: MGQGEVDASVLDDVPLLAGRYRITALLGTGGMGSVYRAIDELLDEVVAVKVLRGTLESLADTQRRLLREVKLARRVTHRNVVRTFDVGVHDGLHFFSMEFVDGVSLSHVRQVEGLMDAKRAAALGVEIARGLAASHEAAVVHADLKPANVLCAPDRIVLTDFGVARAFGRNDRVDGVSDSSDLGGTLTYMAPEQLVGAPIDGRADVYSLGCILFQLVTGRLPWPRGSEPLARTVVAPPDPRELVPDLSPELTDVILRCLSTRPGDRYPNADAAAEALLVVSGGASSPAPRAYFHARTAARSVAVLPLANAGVMWDDYLAFGLAEHITDDLSRHATLGVRPFAASYDAARSGQGAVATGRALGVDVVVDGTLARTGHEVTLTVRMTSVGDGFQILAWRATRDAAEVATLATDAATVLAEALMVEEPPREALTGDTAARDLYLRGRYTFATSYYGVGEAIPLLRAAYERSPHDTRIASTYALALIRHVRMAPPSPDGHSEVRRIVVETADRHPEAPDAQTALGALAFEDGDYRSAALALARALTLAPRHAPALDWCSRMLLDFGRPEWAYELLCAAREQDPSLVAVDVMLARARFVLGDREGALALLRRRTTPEDTSPLHWAALSRLVLWSGDRDLATYEHGRFLRAVAETAAPPGPTWGGIASEVERRLRLGRTGLLADDEAESVHRGLVESGIPRRDAHVLQLGIEVLAAARRFESVLRLLPRLERAAFVDVTWIDRCPLLEPLHTHTALHALRASASARVAPALDILERARVLFEPSHGAPPNRR, from the coding sequence ATGGGGCAGGGCGAGGTCGACGCGAGCGTTCTGGACGACGTGCCGTTGCTCGCGGGGCGCTACCGCATCACCGCGCTCCTCGGGACGGGAGGCATGGGCTCCGTCTACCGAGCCATCGACGAGCTCCTCGACGAGGTCGTCGCGGTGAAGGTCCTCCGTGGCACGCTCGAGAGCCTCGCGGACACGCAGCGCCGCCTGCTCCGTGAGGTCAAGCTGGCGCGACGGGTGACGCACCGGAACGTCGTGCGGACGTTCGACGTCGGGGTGCACGATGGCCTCCATTTCTTCTCGATGGAGTTCGTCGACGGCGTCTCACTCTCCCACGTGAGGCAGGTCGAGGGGCTCATGGATGCGAAGCGCGCCGCGGCGCTCGGCGTCGAGATCGCGCGAGGCCTCGCCGCGTCGCACGAGGCGGCGGTCGTGCACGCCGACCTCAAGCCGGCAAACGTCCTCTGCGCGCCCGACCGTATCGTGCTCACGGACTTCGGAGTCGCCCGTGCGTTCGGGCGAAACGACCGCGTCGATGGGGTCTCCGACTCGAGCGATCTCGGGGGCACGTTGACCTACATGGCACCCGAGCAGCTCGTCGGAGCACCCATCGACGGGAGGGCGGACGTCTACTCGCTCGGGTGCATCCTCTTTCAGCTCGTGACGGGTCGGCTGCCGTGGCCGCGCGGCTCGGAGCCCCTCGCGCGCACCGTCGTCGCGCCACCGGATCCACGCGAGCTCGTGCCCGACCTCTCGCCCGAGCTCACCGACGTGATCCTCCGATGCCTTTCGACCCGGCCGGGGGATCGCTACCCGAATGCCGACGCCGCGGCGGAGGCCCTCCTCGTCGTGAGCGGTGGGGCCTCCTCGCCTGCCCCGCGGGCGTACTTCCACGCACGAACGGCCGCACGGTCCGTCGCCGTCCTTCCGCTCGCGAATGCGGGGGTCATGTGGGACGACTACCTCGCCTTCGGGCTCGCCGAGCACATCACCGACGATCTGAGCCGACACGCGACGCTCGGCGTGCGCCCGTTCGCGGCGTCCTACGACGCGGCTCGTTCGGGGCAAGGTGCCGTCGCGACCGGGCGCGCCTTAGGGGTCGACGTCGTCGTCGACGGCACTCTCGCGAGGACCGGCCACGAGGTGACCCTCACGGTGCGGATGACGAGCGTCGGGGACGGTTTCCAGATCCTGGCCTGGCGCGCGACACGTGACGCCGCAGAGGTGGCGACGTTGGCCACGGACGCCGCGACCGTGTTGGCCGAAGCCTTGATGGTGGAAGAGCCCCCTCGCGAGGCGCTGACGGGCGACACGGCCGCGCGCGACCTCTACCTTCGCGGGAGGTACACGTTCGCCACGAGCTACTACGGTGTGGGCGAGGCCATCCCTCTCCTCCGCGCCGCTTACGAGCGGTCGCCTCATGACACCCGTATCGCCTCGACGTATGCGCTCGCGCTCATTCGCCATGTCCGCATGGCCCCACCGTCCCCCGACGGCCACTCCGAGGTGCGTCGCATCGTCGTCGAGACGGCGGACCGGCACCCCGAGGCCCCGGACGCGCAGACGGCCCTCGGGGCCCTCGCCTTCGAAGACGGCGACTACCGAAGCGCGGCCCTCGCCCTCGCGCGGGCCCTGACCTTGGCCCCCCGCCACGCGCCGGCCCTGGATTGGTGCAGCCGCATGCTGCTCGACTTCGGGCGCCCCGAGTGGGCCTACGAGCTCCTGTGCGCCGCGCGCGAGCAGGACCCGAGCCTGGTCGCGGTCGACGTCATGCTCGCCCGCGCCCGCTTCGTCTTGGGCGACCGCGAAGGCGCCCTCGCTCTCCTGCGGCGGCGCACCACCCCCGAGGACACGTCGCCCCTCCATTGGGCGGCCCTCTCCCGGCTCGTCCTCTGGTCCGGAGACCGCGACCTCGCGACCTACGAGCATGGACGCTTCCTTCGCGCCGTGGCAGAGACCGCCGCGCCTCCCGGCCCGACGTGGGGAGGCATCGCCTCCGAGGTCGAGCGCCGCCTCCGCCTCGGCCGGACGGGGCTACTCGCGGACGACGAGGCCGAGAGCGTCCACAGAGGGCTCGTCGAGAGCGGAATCCCGCGACGTGACGCGCACGTGCTCCAGCTCGGCATCGAGGTCTTGGCCGCCGCGCGAAGGTTCGAGTCGGTGCTGCGCCTGCTCCCGCGGCTCGAACGGGCAGCCTTCGTCGACGTCACGTGGATCGATCGCTGCCCCCTCCTCGAGCCGCTCCACACGCACACCGCGCTTCACGCCTTGCGCGCCTCGGCGAGCGCGCGTGTCGCGCCGGCGCTGGACATCCTCGAGCGCGCGAGAGTGCTGTTCGAGCCGTCCCACGGGGCACCACCCAACCGGCGCTGA